One Amycolatopsis sp. NBC_00355 genomic window carries:
- a CDS encoding aromatic amino acid ammonia-lyase yields MIRVDGRTLRCADVVTAARTEGPLGIDVSIAALRGAEHAWKLAEELSTRRVVYGRTTGVGANKDDTVASSKEHGLRLLRSHAGGSGDPMPPGQVRGMMLIRLNQLLAGRSGISPELIGALAEAVRTGALPLVHRLGAIGTGDLAPLAETALALTGERDWLAGHVPAVPVHAGDALAFMSSNAATLAEATLAAMRLDTLTRASHAIAALTYVALDGNPEAYATPVHEARPHAGQVACAAEMRRLLGMHQTPKPGRRIQDPFGLRAFPQVQGPALDAIHYLRDVLAVEINASTENPMISTVHGDAYHHAHFHTAYVSTALDQARATVHQVAELSVARLGDLVEPEFTGLRPFLAAGPAGSSGVMILEYVAHDALTELRQAALPATLGTAVVSRGIEDHASFSTQAARAATAACTSYQQVLACELVAAVRALRMRDADLVDLPVRDAFDVASEVLDDSTDDRPLTDDIARAITVLDTLARI; encoded by the coding sequence TTGATCCGGGTGGACGGTCGGACCCTGCGGTGCGCCGACGTCGTGACGGCGGCGCGCACCGAGGGACCACTGGGTATCGACGTCTCGATCGCCGCGCTGCGCGGCGCCGAGCACGCCTGGAAGCTCGCCGAGGAGCTCAGCACGCGGCGGGTGGTCTACGGCCGGACCACCGGCGTCGGGGCCAACAAGGACGACACGGTCGCGAGCTCGAAAGAACACGGGCTGCGCCTGCTGCGCAGCCACGCGGGCGGCAGCGGCGACCCGATGCCGCCCGGCCAGGTCCGCGGGATGATGCTGATCCGGCTCAACCAGCTCCTGGCCGGCCGCTCCGGGATCAGCCCCGAGCTGATCGGCGCGCTGGCCGAGGCCGTCCGCACCGGCGCGCTGCCGCTGGTGCACCGGCTCGGCGCGATCGGCACCGGCGACCTGGCCCCGCTGGCCGAGACGGCGCTCGCGCTCACCGGCGAACGCGACTGGCTCGCCGGGCACGTCCCGGCGGTGCCGGTGCACGCCGGCGACGCGCTGGCGTTCATGAGCAGCAACGCCGCGACGCTGGCGGAGGCGACGCTGGCCGCGATGCGGCTGGACACCCTGACCCGCGCCAGCCACGCCATCGCCGCACTGACCTACGTCGCCCTCGACGGCAACCCCGAGGCGTACGCGACGCCGGTGCACGAAGCGCGGCCGCACGCCGGCCAGGTGGCCTGCGCGGCGGAGATGCGGCGGCTGCTCGGCATGCACCAGACGCCGAAGCCGGGCCGCCGGATCCAGGACCCGTTCGGGTTGCGGGCGTTCCCGCAGGTCCAGGGCCCGGCCCTGGACGCGATCCACTACCTGCGCGACGTGCTGGCCGTCGAGATCAACGCGAGCACCGAGAACCCGATGATCTCCACGGTCCACGGCGACGCCTACCACCACGCGCACTTCCACACGGCGTACGTCTCGACGGCGCTGGACCAGGCCCGCGCGACCGTGCACCAGGTGGCGGAGCTGTCGGTGGCGCGCCTCGGCGACCTGGTCGAGCCGGAGTTCACCGGGCTGCGGCCGTTCCTCGCGGCCGGGCCGGCGGGCAGCTCGGGCGTGATGATCCTGGAGTACGTGGCGCACGACGCGCTCACGGAGCTGCGTCAGGCGGCGCTGCCGGCGACGCTCGGCACGGCCGTGGTGTCCCGCGGCATCGAGGACCACGCGAGCTTCTCGACCCAGGCGGCCCGCGCGGCGACGGCGGCTTGCACGTCGTACCAACAGGTTCTGGCCTGCGAGCTGGTCGCGGCGGTCCGCGCGCTGCGGATGCGGGACGCCGACCTGGTGGACCTCCCGGTGCGCGACGCGTTCGACGTCGCGTCCGAGGTCCTGGACGACAGCACCGACGACCGCCCGCTGACCGACGACATCGCCCGGGCGATCACCGTCCTGGACACCTTGGCCCGCATCTAG
- a CDS encoding ArsR/SmtB family transcription factor, with protein sequence MQTFDVLAEPRRRTILDLLRDGERSVGELVEELELSQPAVSKHLRVLREAGLVTVRVAAQRRCYALRPEPLAEVDAWLAPYRRFWAGRLDALERRLDETP encoded by the coding sequence ATGCAGACTTTCGACGTCCTCGCCGAACCCCGCCGGCGCACCATCCTCGACCTGCTCCGCGACGGCGAACGCTCCGTCGGCGAGCTCGTCGAGGAGCTGGAGCTCAGCCAGCCCGCGGTGTCCAAGCACCTGCGGGTCCTGCGCGAAGCGGGGCTCGTGACGGTCCGGGTCGCGGCCCAGCGCCGGTGCTACGCGCTGCGCCCGGAGCCACTGGCCGAAGTGGACGCTTGGCTCGCCCCCTACCGCCGCTTCTGGGCCGGCCGCCTCGACGCGCTGGAACGCCGTCTCGACGAGACCCCCTAG
- a CDS encoding acyl-CoA thioesterase has protein sequence MTEMARAAATELEIPGGGQPVLDRLVALLDLEKLEENFFRGVSPAHSPVRVFGGQVAGQALVAAGRTVPDERRVHSLHAYFIRGGDPSVPIVYEVDRIRDGRSFTTRRVVAIQHGKAIFSLSASFQKDESGIDHAEAMPEGVPAPESLPTLMERAEGYAIGAHSRPRPIDLRYVNDPPWVTRQTGEPPARNQVWMRADGKLGDDQLLHVCVLTYASDMTLLDSVLARHGVYWDTDKVLGASLDHALWFHRPFRADEWFLYDSASPTASGARGLATGRFFAADGTLIATVVQEGLLRVL, from the coding sequence ATGACTGAAATGGCCAGAGCGGCCGCCACCGAGCTGGAGATCCCGGGTGGCGGCCAGCCGGTGCTGGACCGCTTGGTGGCGTTGCTCGACCTCGAGAAGCTCGAGGAGAACTTCTTCCGCGGCGTCTCGCCCGCCCACTCGCCGGTCCGTGTCTTCGGCGGGCAGGTGGCCGGTCAGGCGCTGGTCGCGGCCGGGCGCACGGTGCCCGACGAGCGCCGGGTGCACTCGCTGCACGCGTACTTCATCCGCGGCGGCGACCCGAGCGTGCCGATCGTCTACGAGGTCGACCGGATCCGGGACGGCCGTTCGTTCACCACCCGCCGGGTCGTGGCGATCCAGCACGGCAAGGCGATCTTCTCGCTCTCGGCGTCCTTCCAGAAGGACGAATCGGGCATCGATCACGCCGAGGCGATGCCGGAGGGCGTGCCCGCGCCGGAGTCGCTGCCGACGCTGATGGAACGCGCCGAGGGGTACGCGATCGGCGCGCACAGCCGGCCGCGGCCGATCGACCTGCGCTACGTCAACGACCCGCCGTGGGTCACCCGCCAGACCGGCGAGCCGCCCGCCCGCAACCAGGTGTGGATGCGCGCCGACGGCAAGCTGGGCGACGACCAGCTGCTGCACGTCTGCGTGCTGACCTACGCCTCGGACATGACGCTGCTGGACTCGGTCCTCGCGCGCCACGGCGTGTACTGGGACACCGACAAGGTGCTCGGCGCGAGCCTCGACCACGCGCTCTGGTTCCACCGGCCGTTCCGCGCCGACGAATGGTTCCTCTACGACAGCGCGTCACCGACCGCCTCCGGAGCGCGTGGCCTGGCCACCGGCCGGTTCTTCGCCGCGGACGGCACCCTCATCGCCACGGTCGTCCAAGAAGGACTCCTGCGCGTCCTCTGA
- a CDS encoding 3-deoxy-7-phosphoheptulonate synthase: MTLSAGPAAIGDLDAARTTSISPLISPAMLREDHPVDAAVAKVVQHGRAETVDILEGRDDRLLVVVGPCSVHDPEAALDYGRRLAEKAEELRGELHVVMRVYFEKPRTTLGWKGLINDPDLDGTFAVNKGLRMARRLLLDVSELGLPVGCEFLDPITPQFIADIVTWGSIGARTAASQVHRQLCSALSMPVGIKNSTEGDVQVAVDATRAAAASHVFPGINTDGLAALLTTSGNPDCHVILRGHAGGPNYDAGTVTDTLARLAKSGLPERVIIDASHGNSGKDHVRQASVVRELAERIGGGERGIVGLMMESFLAGGRQDLDLGQPEKLTYGQSITDACMSWDDTAPLLDELAEAVRARR; the protein is encoded by the coding sequence ATGACCCTCTCCGCAGGCCCGGCCGCCATCGGTGACCTCGACGCCGCGCGCACCACGTCGATCAGTCCGCTCATTTCGCCCGCGATGCTGCGCGAGGATCATCCGGTCGACGCCGCCGTCGCCAAGGTGGTGCAGCACGGACGCGCCGAAACCGTCGACATCCTCGAAGGCCGGGACGACCGGCTGCTCGTCGTCGTCGGCCCGTGCTCGGTGCACGACCCCGAAGCCGCCCTCGACTACGGCCGCCGCCTCGCCGAGAAGGCCGAAGAGCTGCGCGGCGAGCTGCACGTCGTGATGCGCGTGTACTTCGAGAAGCCGCGGACCACGCTGGGCTGGAAGGGCCTGATCAACGACCCGGACCTCGACGGCACCTTCGCCGTCAACAAGGGCCTCCGGATGGCGCGCCGGCTGCTGCTCGACGTCTCCGAGCTGGGCCTGCCGGTCGGCTGCGAGTTCCTCGACCCGATCACGCCGCAGTTCATCGCCGACATCGTCACGTGGGGCTCGATCGGCGCCCGGACCGCGGCCAGCCAGGTGCACCGGCAGCTGTGCAGCGCGCTGTCGATGCCGGTCGGCATCAAGAACTCCACCGAGGGCGACGTCCAGGTCGCGGTCGACGCGACCCGCGCGGCGGCGGCGAGCCACGTGTTCCCCGGCATCAACACCGACGGCCTGGCGGCGCTGCTGACGACGTCGGGCAACCCGGACTGCCACGTGATCCTGCGCGGACACGCGGGCGGCCCGAACTACGACGCCGGCACGGTCACCGACACCCTGGCGCGGCTGGCGAAGTCGGGCCTGCCGGAGCGCGTGATCATCGACGCGAGCCACGGCAACAGCGGCAAGGACCACGTCCGGCAGGCTTCGGTCGTGCGTGAGCTGGCGGAGCGGATCGGCGGCGGTGAGCGCGGGATCGTGGGCTTGATGATGGAGAGCTTCCTCGCGGGCGGCCGCCAGGACCTCGACCTGGGCCAGCCGGAGAAGCTGACCTACGGCCAGTCGATCACGGACGCCTGCATGTCCTGGGACGACACCGCTCCCCTGCTGGACGAGCTGGCCGAGGCGGTCCGGGCGCGCCGCTGA
- a CDS encoding lysophospholipid acyltransferase family protein, whose amino-acid sequence MLYWLMKWVFIGPLLKTLWPTKVVGAENIPETGGAILAGNHLAVADSFFMPLRVKRKVTFPAKSEYFTEPGFKGLLKKWFFTGVGQFPIDRSGGNAAQAALDTATRLVKDGHLLGIYPEGTRSPDGRLYKGKTGVARIALDSGGVVVPVAMIGTDKVNPIGSKMWWPRRLEVRFGKPLDFSRYEGLAGDRFIERSITDEIMYALMELSGQEYVDIYAAKAKELLAAEAAGAKPKVPAQPTARDAARVPDSKVG is encoded by the coding sequence GTGCTGTACTGGCTCATGAAGTGGGTGTTCATCGGTCCGCTGCTCAAGACGCTGTGGCCGACCAAGGTCGTCGGGGCGGAGAACATCCCCGAGACCGGCGGCGCGATCCTCGCGGGCAACCACCTCGCGGTCGCCGACTCGTTCTTCATGCCGCTGCGGGTCAAGCGCAAGGTGACCTTCCCGGCCAAGTCCGAGTACTTCACCGAACCCGGCTTCAAGGGCCTGCTCAAGAAGTGGTTCTTCACCGGCGTCGGCCAGTTCCCGATCGACCGCTCGGGCGGCAACGCGGCCCAGGCCGCGCTCGACACCGCGACCCGCCTGGTCAAGGACGGCCACCTGCTCGGCATCTACCCCGAGGGCACCCGCTCCCCGGACGGCCGCCTGTACAAGGGCAAGACCGGCGTCGCCCGGATCGCCCTGGACTCCGGCGGCGTCGTCGTCCCGGTGGCGATGATCGGCACCGACAAGGTCAACCCCATCGGCTCCAAGATGTGGTGGCCGCGCCGCCTCGAGGTCCGCTTCGGCAAGCCGCTCGACTTCTCGCGGTACGAGGGGCTCGCGGGCGACCGCTTCATCGAGCGGTCGATCACCGACGAGATCATGTACGCGCTGATGGAGCTCTCCGGCCAGGAGTACGTCGACATCTACGCGGCGAAGGCGAAGGAACTGCTCGCCGCGGAGGCCGCCGGAGCGAAGCCGAAGGTGCCGGCGCAGCCCACCGCGCGGGACGCCGCCCGGGTGCCCGACAGCAAGGTCGGCTGA
- the pyk gene encoding pyruvate kinase — protein sequence MSRRAKIVCTLGPATATPEKMRALVDAGMDVARMNFSHGSHGDHKQVYDLIRDAAAASGRAVGILADLQGPKIRLGTFAGGPVEWHNGDIVRITVEDVAGTHDRVSTTYKGLAKDAKPGDRLLVDDGKVGLVVKEVDGQDVVCEVTEGGPVSNNKGVSLPGMDVSVPAMSEKDIEDLEFALELGVDFIALSFVRSPADIDLVHQVMDRVGKGRLPVVAKIEKPEAVYNLEAIVLAFDAVMVARGDLGVELPLEQVPLVQKRAIQICRENAKPVIVATQMLESMINNSRPTRAEASDVANAVLDGADALMLSGETSVGRYAIEVVQTMGRIIEAVETDSPVVPPLTHVPRTKRGVISYAARDIGERLNAKALVAFTQSGDTVRRLARLHTRLPLLAFTPEDCVRSQLSMTWGTTTQIVPRVESTDQMIQQVDHAMLEMGKYQKGDLVVIVAGSPPGTVGSTNLIHVHRLGEDDHA from the coding sequence GTGAGCCGACGCGCGAAGATCGTTTGTACCCTGGGCCCCGCCACCGCCACCCCGGAGAAGATGCGGGCACTCGTGGACGCGGGCATGGACGTGGCGAGGATGAACTTCTCCCACGGCAGCCACGGCGACCACAAGCAGGTCTACGACCTGATCCGGGACGCCGCCGCCGCGAGCGGCCGGGCGGTCGGCATCCTCGCCGACCTGCAGGGCCCGAAGATCCGCCTGGGCACGTTCGCCGGCGGGCCGGTCGAGTGGCACAACGGCGACATCGTCCGGATCACCGTCGAGGACGTCGCCGGCACCCACGACCGGGTCTCCACGACCTACAAGGGCCTGGCCAAGGACGCCAAGCCCGGCGACCGCCTGCTGGTCGACGACGGCAAGGTCGGCCTGGTGGTCAAGGAGGTCGACGGCCAGGACGTGGTCTGCGAGGTCACCGAAGGCGGCCCGGTCAGCAACAACAAGGGCGTCTCGCTGCCCGGCATGGACGTCTCCGTCCCGGCCATGTCCGAGAAGGACATCGAGGACCTCGAGTTCGCGCTCGAACTGGGCGTCGACTTCATCGCGCTGTCCTTCGTCCGCTCGCCGGCCGACATCGACCTGGTCCACCAGGTGATGGACCGCGTCGGCAAGGGCCGGCTGCCGGTCGTGGCGAAGATCGAGAAGCCCGAGGCCGTCTACAACCTCGAGGCCATCGTGCTGGCCTTCGACGCGGTGATGGTCGCCCGCGGCGACCTCGGCGTCGAGCTGCCGCTGGAGCAGGTCCCGCTGGTCCAGAAGCGCGCCATCCAGATCTGCCGCGAGAACGCGAAGCCGGTCATCGTCGCGACGCAGATGCTCGAGTCGATGATCAACAACTCCCGGCCGACCCGCGCCGAGGCCTCCGACGTCGCGAACGCCGTCCTCGACGGCGCCGACGCGCTGATGCTGTCCGGCGAGACCTCGGTCGGCCGGTACGCGATCGAGGTCGTCCAGACGATGGGCCGGATCATCGAGGCGGTCGAGACCGACTCGCCGGTCGTCCCGCCGCTGACCCACGTCCCGCGCACCAAGCGCGGCGTGATCTCCTACGCCGCCCGCGACATCGGCGAGCGCCTCAACGCGAAGGCCCTGGTCGCCTTCACACAGTCCGGCGACACCGTGCGCCGCCTGGCCCGGCTGCACACGCGGCTGCCGCTGCTGGCGTTCACGCCCGAGGACTGCGTCCGCAGCCAGCTCTCGATGACCTGGGGCACCACCACCCAGATCGTGCCGCGGGTGGAGTCCACCGACCAGATGATCCAGCAGGTCGACCACGCGATGCTGGAGATGGGCAAGTACCAGAAGGGCGACCTCGTCGTCATCGTGGCCGGCTCGCCGCCGGGGACCGTCGGGTCGACCAACCTGATCCACGTCCACCGCCTTGGTGAAGACGACCACGCGTAA
- a CDS encoding DUF2461 domain-containing protein, whose amino-acid sequence MKFSGFGEYAVDFYDGLVEDNSKPYWDDHVETYKSDVRAPMEALLDELKTEFGDGFGDPKVFRPYRDVRFAKDKTPYKTHCGGVIEQGRGGGAYYVEVGPEGLRVGGGCFYLASDQIARFRQAVDTDLHGEALQKIITKLERAGWEVKGDRLKSKPRGFDAEHPRLDLLRYRSVYAVRTWEPDDVLHERAALDRVRKAWRQLREFNEWARDRVGPSEQPRR is encoded by the coding sequence GTGAAGTTCAGCGGATTCGGCGAGTACGCCGTCGACTTCTACGACGGTCTCGTGGAAGACAACTCCAAGCCTTACTGGGACGACCACGTCGAGACGTACAAGTCCGACGTCCGGGCGCCGATGGAGGCCCTGCTCGACGAGCTCAAGACCGAGTTCGGCGACGGCTTCGGCGATCCCAAGGTGTTCCGCCCCTACCGGGACGTCCGGTTCGCCAAGGACAAGACGCCCTACAAGACCCACTGCGGCGGCGTGATCGAGCAGGGGCGCGGCGGGGGTGCCTACTACGTCGAGGTCGGGCCGGAGGGCCTGCGCGTCGGCGGCGGGTGCTTCTACCTCGCGTCCGACCAGATCGCCCGGTTCCGCCAGGCCGTCGACACCGACCTGCACGGCGAAGCGCTCCAGAAGATCATCACGAAGCTCGAGCGCGCCGGCTGGGAGGTCAAGGGCGACCGGCTGAAGTCGAAGCCGCGCGGCTTCGACGCCGAGCACCCGCGCCTCGACCTGCTGCGCTACCGCTCGGTGTACGCCGTGCGCACCTGGGAGCCGGACGACGTCCTGCACGAGCGCGCCGCCCTCGACCGGGTGCGGAAGGCGTGGCGGCAGCTGCGCGAGTTCAACGAATGGGCCCGTGACCGGGTCGGCCCGAGCGAGCAGCCCCGCCGGTGA
- a CDS encoding group II truncated hemoglobin — MIVPENPPATPTLYEWAGGHEALVKLLTIFYGHVLEDPLLEPVFRQMDPHHAEHVAVWLGEVFGGPAAYSESHGGHAHMIGRHLGRGITERQRRRWVTLLLDAADEAGLPGDPEFRAAFAGYLEWGSRLAVLFSAPGAEPNLHEPVPQWDWPKPPWPPAPS, encoded by the coding sequence GTGATCGTGCCAGAGAACCCGCCCGCCACCCCGACCCTCTACGAGTGGGCGGGCGGCCACGAAGCCCTCGTGAAGCTCCTCACGATCTTCTACGGCCACGTCCTCGAAGACCCGCTGCTCGAGCCGGTGTTCCGGCAGATGGACCCGCACCACGCCGAGCACGTCGCGGTCTGGCTCGGTGAGGTCTTCGGCGGACCGGCGGCCTATTCGGAGAGCCACGGCGGGCACGCCCACATGATCGGCCGCCACCTCGGGCGCGGCATCACCGAGCGGCAGCGCCGGCGCTGGGTCACGCTGCTGCTCGACGCCGCCGACGAGGCCGGCCTGCCGGGCGACCCGGAGTTCCGCGCCGCGTTCGCCGGCTACCTCGAGTGGGGCAGCCGGCTGGCCGTCCTCTTCTCCGCGCCCGGCGCCGAGCCGAACCTGCACGAACCCGTCCCGCAGTGGGACTGGCCGAAGCCACCCTGGCCGCCCGCACCGTCCTAG
- a CDS encoding polyadenylate-specific 3'-exoribonuclease AS produces the protein MRFFYDTEFIEDGVTIDLVSIGVVDERGREFYAVSTDFDPGRAGPWVRDNVLPKLPSPADPAWRSREKIRADLLEFFGKPPGGIELWAWFAAYDHVALAQLWGPMPALPRQLPRFTRDLRQRWEDAGKPKLPAAPTDQHDALADAKHNLARWDVIESYFPRR, from the coding sequence GTGCGTTTTTTCTACGACACCGAATTCATCGAAGACGGCGTGACCATCGATCTGGTGTCCATCGGTGTCGTTGACGAGCGTGGCCGCGAGTTCTACGCGGTCTCCACGGACTTCGACCCGGGCCGGGCCGGACCGTGGGTTCGCGACAACGTCCTGCCGAAGCTGCCTTCACCCGCCGACCCGGCCTGGCGCAGCCGCGAGAAGATCCGCGCCGACCTGCTGGAGTTCTTCGGCAAGCCGCCGGGCGGGATCGAGCTGTGGGCCTGGTTCGCGGCGTACGACCACGTCGCGCTGGCGCAGCTCTGGGGCCCGATGCCGGCGCTGCCGCGGCAGCTGCCGCGGTTCACCCGCGACCTGCGTCAGCGCTGGGAGGACGCCGGCAAGCCGAAGCTCCCGGCGGCCCCCACCGACCAGCACGACGCCCTCGCGGACGCCAAGCACAACCTGGCCCGCTGGGACGTCATCGAGTCCTACTTCCCCCGCCGCTGA
- a CDS encoding 6-phosphofructokinase, whose protein sequence is MRVGVLTGGGDCPGLNAVIRAVVRKGIEVHGWDFVGFRNGWNGPLTGDSRPLGLNDVEDILTRGGTILRSSRTNPYKVEGGVEQIKKVLAEQGVDALIAIGGEDTLGVAKRLTDDGVGVVGVPKTIDNDLGSTDYTFGFDTAVSIATEAIDRLHTTAESHHRALVVEVMGRHAGWIALHSGLAGGASVILVPERAFNVDQVVSWVERRFEKEFAPIIVVAEGALPEGGEEKLLTGEKDAFGHVRLGGIGTWLADEIARRTGKESRAVVLGHVQRGGTPTAYDRVLATRFGLHAVDAVADGDFGVMVALKGTDIVRVKLSEATAELKTVPTERYEEAEVFFG, encoded by the coding sequence ATGCGTGTCGGTGTGCTGACCGGCGGCGGCGACTGCCCGGGTCTCAACGCGGTCATCCGCGCGGTGGTCCGCAAGGGCATCGAGGTGCACGGCTGGGACTTCGTCGGCTTCCGCAACGGCTGGAACGGCCCGCTGACGGGCGACAGCCGCCCGCTCGGCCTGAACGACGTCGAGGACATCCTCACCCGCGGCGGCACGATCCTGCGCTCGTCGCGGACCAACCCGTACAAGGTCGAGGGCGGCGTCGAGCAGATCAAGAAGGTCCTCGCCGAGCAGGGTGTCGACGCGCTGATCGCGATCGGCGGCGAGGACACCCTCGGCGTCGCGAAGCGCCTGACCGACGACGGCGTCGGCGTCGTGGGCGTGCCCAAGACGATCGACAACGACCTGGGCTCGACCGACTACACCTTCGGCTTCGACACCGCGGTCTCCATCGCGACCGAGGCGATCGACCGGCTGCACACCACCGCCGAGTCGCACCACCGCGCGCTGGTCGTCGAGGTCATGGGCCGGCACGCCGGCTGGATCGCGCTGCACTCCGGCCTGGCCGGCGGCGCGAGCGTGATCCTGGTGCCGGAGCGGGCTTTCAACGTCGACCAGGTCGTCTCCTGGGTCGAGCGCCGCTTCGAGAAGGAGTTCGCGCCGATCATCGTCGTGGCCGAGGGCGCGCTGCCCGAGGGCGGCGAGGAGAAGCTGCTCACCGGCGAGAAGGACGCCTTCGGGCACGTCCGCCTCGGCGGCATCGGCACCTGGCTGGCCGACGAGATCGCCCGCCGCACCGGCAAGGAGTCCCGCGCGGTCGTGCTGGGCCACGTCCAGCGCGGCGGCACGCCGACGGCGTACGACCGCGTGCTCGCGACCCGCTTCGGCCTGCACGCCGTCGACGCGGTGGCCGACGGCGACTTCGGTGTCATGGTCGCCCTGAAGGGCACCGACATCGTCCGCGTGAAGCTGTCGGAGGCGACCGCCGAGCTGAAGACGGTCCCGACCGAGCGCTACGAAGAGGCCGAAGTCTTCTTCGGCTGA
- a CDS encoding glycoside hydrolase family 18 protein, with protein MSRFRRKSFSALLTVAAAAGLVAGAAAAPAATAAPARAEASVGKVVGYFTDWGVYDRNYHVKNIETSGSAGKLTHINYAFGNITNGGCAIGDAYADYQKTYDAAGSVDGVADTWDQPLAGSFNQLKELKAKHPGLKVIWSFGGWTWSGGFGQAAQNPAAFADSCYNLVNDPRWAGVFDGIDIDWEYPNACGLSCDSSGADAYRNLMAALRAKFGSQLVTSAITADGTDGGKIDLADYAGAAQYVDWYNVMTYDYFGAFAAQGPTAPHSPLTSYDGIPTPGFYSDAAIQKLKSKGVASSKLLLGIGFYGRGWTGVTQDTPGGAATGPAPAKYEPGIEDYKVLKTSCPSTGTIAGTAYAKCGSDWWSYDTPSTIGGKIGYAQQQGLGGAMVWDLSGDTTDGELITAVAE; from the coding sequence ATGTCCCGTTTCCGCAGGAAGAGCTTCTCGGCCCTGCTGACCGTGGCGGCCGCCGCGGGCCTGGTGGCGGGCGCCGCCGCGGCCCCGGCCGCCACCGCCGCCCCCGCTCGGGCCGAGGCTTCCGTCGGCAAGGTCGTCGGCTACTTCACCGACTGGGGGGTGTACGACCGCAACTACCACGTCAAGAACATCGAGACGTCGGGCTCGGCGGGCAAGCTGACGCACATCAACTACGCCTTCGGCAACATCACCAACGGCGGCTGCGCGATCGGCGACGCCTACGCCGACTACCAGAAGACCTACGACGCAGCGGGCAGTGTCGACGGCGTCGCGGACACCTGGGACCAGCCCCTCGCGGGCAGCTTCAACCAGCTCAAGGAGCTCAAGGCCAAGCACCCCGGCCTCAAGGTGATCTGGTCGTTCGGCGGCTGGACCTGGTCGGGCGGCTTCGGCCAGGCCGCGCAGAACCCCGCCGCGTTCGCCGACTCCTGCTACAACCTGGTCAACGACCCGCGCTGGGCCGGCGTCTTCGACGGCATCGACATCGACTGGGAGTACCCCAACGCCTGCGGCCTGAGCTGTGACTCCAGCGGCGCCGACGCGTACCGGAACCTGATGGCCGCGCTGCGCGCCAAGTTCGGCTCGCAGCTGGTCACCTCGGCGATCACCGCCGACGGCACCGACGGCGGCAAGATCGACCTGGCCGACTACGCGGGCGCCGCCCAGTACGTCGACTGGTACAACGTGATGACCTACGACTACTTCGGCGCGTTCGCCGCGCAGGGCCCGACCGCCCCGCACTCGCCGCTGACGTCCTACGACGGCATCCCGACGCCGGGCTTCTACTCCGACGCCGCGATCCAGAAGCTCAAGAGCAAGGGCGTCGCGTCGAGCAAGCTGTTGCTGGGCATCGGTTTCTACGGCCGCGGCTGGACCGGTGTCACGCAGGACACCCCGGGCGGCGCCGCGACCGGGCCGGCGCCGGCCAAGTACGAGCCGGGCATCGAGGACTACAAGGTGCTCAAGACGTCCTGCCCGTCGACCGGCACCATCGCCGGCACGGCGTACGCCAAGTGCGGCAGCGACTGGTGGAGCTACGACACCCCGTCGACCATCGGCGGCAAGATCGGCTACGCCCAGCAGCAGGGCCTCGGCGGCGCGATGGTCTGGGACCTCTCGGGCGACACCACCGACGGTGAGCTGATCACGGCCGTCGCCGAGTAA
- a CDS encoding winged helix-turn-helix transcriptional regulator produces the protein MKRYHCATELAVDLIGGKWKPVILAHLKEGAHRYGELRRRMPGVSEKMLTQQLRELTADGIVRREERDGRVPHVEYHLTAVGEELRPALTALYEWGERRAAASGITFEPAG, from the coding sequence ATGAAGCGCTACCACTGCGCGACGGAGCTGGCGGTCGACCTGATCGGCGGCAAGTGGAAGCCGGTGATCCTCGCGCACCTCAAGGAGGGCGCCCACCGCTACGGCGAGCTGCGCCGCCGGATGCCGGGGGTGAGCGAGAAGATGCTGACCCAGCAGCTGCGCGAGCTGACGGCGGACGGCATCGTCCGCCGCGAGGAGCGCGACGGCCGCGTCCCGCACGTCGAGTACCACCTGACGGCGGTGGGGGAGGAGCTGCGCCCGGCGCTCACGGCCCTGTACGAGTGGGGCGAGCGCCGCGCGGCGGCCTCTGGCATCACGTTCGAACCGGCTGGTTAG